Proteins found in one Alteromonas macleodii genomic segment:
- a CDS encoding CPXCG motif-containing cysteine-rich protein encodes MSLTRSMGFSCPYCMAPNDVEIDEVNDVGQVQVLDCQVCCQPIELTAYQHGDDIQIEAEREND; translated from the coding sequence ATGAGCTTAACCCGTTCCATGGGCTTCTCCTGCCCTTACTGTATGGCGCCTAACGACGTTGAGATAGATGAGGTTAACGATGTAGGTCAAGTCCAAGTACTCGACTGTCAGGTGTGCTGCCAACCTATAGAGTTGACCGCTTATCAGCATGGTGACGACATTCAAATTGAGGCAGAACGAGAAAATGACTAA
- a CDS encoding flavin reductase family protein — MTKQFTRSDIDALAQRYRANLVNSLSGFKSATLVGTTNGNTNNLAIVSSIVHVGANPPLIGMIMRPHTVVRDTLSNIKQQGFYTLNHVSTDWLDKAHQTSARYAPDESEFEAVGLTPQFSESFSAPFVKESEIKMGLKVAQHLKLLNETEMVIGEIQELHMPENIIDADGYADIEKANTACISGLDSYHSTTRVAQFAYAKPGVPLAKK; from the coding sequence ATGACTAAGCAGTTTACACGCAGCGATATAGATGCGCTTGCACAGCGATATCGAGCTAATCTAGTCAATAGCTTGTCTGGCTTTAAGTCGGCTACGTTAGTGGGTACCACAAACGGAAACACCAACAATTTAGCCATTGTAAGCTCTATCGTTCATGTGGGTGCTAACCCGCCACTTATAGGCATGATAATGCGCCCACATACTGTGGTACGAGATACCCTTAGCAATATAAAGCAACAGGGCTTTTACACGCTAAATCACGTGTCGACTGATTGGCTAGACAAAGCGCACCAAACGTCTGCTCGCTACGCTCCAGATGAGAGCGAATTTGAAGCAGTGGGTTTAACGCCGCAGTTTAGCGAGTCATTTAGTGCTCCGTTTGTTAAAGAAAGTGAAATCAAGATGGGCTTAAAGGTGGCGCAACATTTAAAACTGCTTAACGAAACCGAAATGGTTATTGGAGAAATTCAAGAGCTTCATATGCCAGAGAACATTATTGATGCAGATGGATACGCCGATATAGAAAAAGCAAACACTGCCTGCATTTCTGGTTTAGATAGCTATCATAGCACTACGCGTGTTGCACAATTTGCCTACGCCAAACCCGGAGTCCCCCTAGCTAAAAAATGA